The DNA sequence TCACGCGGGGGGCATGAGGGTGACCTTCTATCAGTTTACGCGCGGCCTGAAAGAGATTCCCGACAATCTCAACAGCGAGCCCGTGCAAAATGAAATGAAGCATGCCAAAGCCAGCATCGAACAGGCAGTGGAACTTGGACTCTGGAACTCGGCGACAGAAACCGATCACGGCACCGTCTCGCTGGGTGACTCACCACAAAAAGCACTCTGGTGCCGCTACCAGCTCGCTACTGACCAGGGTGAGGTCAACTCCGACACTTATGTCTGGTCCCATGCGAACACCTTCTTCAAACTCCGCTGTACCGGCCACGCAAAGAACCCACTGGACGATGTGAAGACGCTCACTCCACTGTTGACCGCCTTGGGCGATGCCTGCAGTGAGAAGCAGAAAGCCCCCGCGGAGAAGTGAACTTCACACTGGAATACTTCATCCTAAAAAGATGCCCAGCCGCTCTCGTCACACAACCAACCCACAAAAGGGATGATTTACCCCGCTGGAACTGAATGGATTTCAAACCTACCTGTCACTGTCGCCTGGCTTACTCGGACGGATACCCTGAGAGCCTTTCCTGCCTTTCGTATCAAGTGCAACCGTCAGTGCCTCTACCGACTTTCCCCGTTTAACCACCATCTCTCTGGAGATTAGGATCATACAAAACGCAGTTAAGGCGAACGCACCTCCGATCCCCCCAGACGTAGAATGACAGAGAACATTTGGAACAAGGCATCAATCCCCACCCCTCTCCGACCTATAAGCATGTTGGAGATCGAAACATAAATTGCATAGACTGTTATCACTGGCAGAATCAATGTCGCCACCAAAGACAAACAGGACGCCCATTCCCAGAATCTCCTGGATTTCTTCATCTGCGATAATCGCTCAGACCGGAATGCTGTCTGTTGCGCCTGTCTCATCAAGCTTTGTTTCTCTGGTTGTCGCCTACTGTTATTCATTGTCTTTCACCAACGGCAAAATCAGTCTGTGTGGATCGGGCAGTTCAAATGTCTCAATCCGCAGAGGCACTTCCCTTGTGAGCAGCAATCGGTCGTTTTCTTTCCTACCCGCCGCGGAGAACTCGCTTATCGGTTTCGTCTTTCTCGGGCAGGTAACACTGCAACTGTCCCTCCAGATCATCAACATAAAGCCTGCCACAACTCGCACATTGCCACATCCCTCGGACTGGAGAGCAGATCAGTTCTCTCAGCTTCATGCAGGCCGCTTCAAACGAAAGCGTTCCCGCAGCCAGACGTTCCACAACCTGGACCTCCAGCGCATCAAACATCGCCAGCCAGTCCTGATCCGGTATTAAACGCCCCTTTTGAGGCAGATTGTCCGTCGAGTCAAATATTGTCTCCCCGCAGTAGCAGCTAAATTTCATCGCAACTCCCGTTGATCCTGGTATCGTTTCAGTGAATCCTGATAATTTTAATGTCACTTGCGTTTCAGCCCTGAAGTGGGTTCTGTTTCAAGTACAGTATCCGCTGATAATACATCTCAAATATGCTCTCTTTCACTTCGGCTGTGCCGGCAGCGGCACCTTCGCCTGCTGCAACACACTGTTAAATGCGTCTGCTGGTGAATCCGTAGGATTGAAGGCAGACTCAGGTTTGTCATGCGGATACCACCTGATATGGTAACACTGAAAGCAGATTACAAAATCATGTTGCTCACCATTCTGCTTCAACCGGATCCCGTGCCGGGGCGAGAAGCAGGCAGCGACGACCCCCGGATTCGCAGCTACACTCGCTCGCAGCGAATCCAGTAGCTTTTGACGGGTTGACTTATCTTTGATCTCCACACTCCCCAGCACTTTCCAGCCATGAAAGGTCTCGGGGTCTTCTTCGTCCAGTTCCACATCCGGGTCGAGCGAATACAATTCCCACACCGGTGCCTGTTGCAACGCCGCGTCCGCCTCCACAGGAATCTTGTCTCCCGCAGGGGGCAGTCTCTCCTGACACCCCCACAGCATGACGCCGATTAACAACAGTCCGGTTCTCATTTATTTCTTCCTGTCGTCGTGCATTTTTACATTCGAGCCAGCCTCTGCGTCAGCAGCCTTACCTGTTTCTTAGTAAATGCGGGAGGACTCTCAAGACTTGGTGGCAGCTCTCCCCATACTAAGTTATTCAGCACAAAAATAAGACAGCACATTAATCGAAGAACACACTGCCTCGACGCACGAACTCACAGTCTTCGAGGTCAAACGAAGTCTCGGGCTCGGTATCACCGCCTTTCGGCAGTTGGATCGTCACTGGTTGATCGGTCACGGGAACCCGGCAAAGATAGACCGTGTAGCCCCCTTCGACTTCGTGGGTGTACTCGAAGAGTAACTCCCCCTCTTTGTGCCCCAGCGTTTCCACAGTCACCGATCCCAGCGAGAAGCCATAACTGATTTTTTGCTTTGAATCGACAGCCGGATTGATCGTAATCACGCCGGAAGCTTCATCAAACGAGATCGCAGGCCCGGCAGAGGGAGTGCTACCTGAGCATCCAGCGAGCAAGAGTAACAGTAGGATGATTCGTCTTTTCATAACGAAACCCGCTAACACAACTGCAACAACTCAATCCGTGTTTTCCGCGATCCGCCACAATACACCGGAGGGGTCATATAGTACAAAGTCCCGCATCCGCCAGGGGCGTTGTTCCGGTTCGGTCACTGTCACGCCATACTTCTCGGCAATCTGCTGTTCTCGCACGTGCTCCCGCCAGTCATCCACATTCTGGACCGAGAGATGCATCATGAAATTCTCAGCCAGCTCTCTGACGTAATATTTCTGCAGCAGAAACGTGCAATTACCACAATGCAGATAGGCCAGTTCATCCGAAGACCAGGGAACCTGAAAACTGAGATCCGAGTAAAAGCGTTTGGAAAGTTCGAAATCCTTCGCAGGCACAAAGGCTTTCAGTTCGAGCGTTTCCAGATTCAATTCGTGTTCCGCATTCATCCCGCCGGCTCCTGTTTCAGATGGATCCTATGTCAGCATCCTTTCATCGTACCGCGAGTTACAGGTCCAGCAACAGAATTTCAGCAGGATCAGATCGGTTCATCGAAGTGATCAACTCATTTAGAGTTGAACCCTGAGGCATTGTCCCTGAGTTGGACAGAGTTGCGAGGGACAGAACTCGGTCTGCAAATCCGTGCGGGGAGTCACAAAGATCAGACAGCCTGCATACCGCACGCGGACATACGCATGCAATCTCCGCATCCCTGCCAGATCCATGCCCATCGTGTCATAGAGCAGGACTTCGGGGTCTTTTGACAGGGCTGCAGCCATGCCGAGAAAGCGGCGTGGATTCGCAGCGTTTTGTGAAAGCAGGGGAGCGACCCGGACGGGGAAGTCGCCGATAGTCTGTTCGGCTGAAGTTTGAGAGAGACTGGAATTCTGCACCAGCCAGTCGACCGTAGCGGATTCTTGAAACAGGCGTTTTCGCATCGAACGCGGGTCAGCTTCTTCAGCGACTACGACCTGTCGCCCCTCAGACTGAAAACGTTCGTACAAACGCTGCTGCAGTCGCTTCACACCATCCCCGGGATCTGCATGCAGACACCAGACAAAGCCGGGACAATACAGGATATCGTTTGTACCGTAGAACTCAGACATGCGCTCTTCCCATGCCCCCAACGCAAACGAGCGGGAATATCAAAAGACATTCCCGCTCGGCATCGTTTTCTGGTTAAAAAGTGGGCACGGGCGGGATCGAACCGCCGACACCAGGATTTTCAGTCCTGTGCTCTACCAACTGAGCTACATGCCCTTCGTTTCCGCTTTGAAATCACTGGCGTTAACTCCCTGTGAATTCATCGCTTAATGGAAGCGAGATGGAAATATAAGCCATTCCGCGATCAGTTTCAAGCATAACCACCGTTTCTGATTCAGGAATCGTCAGTTTTCCCGGAGAAGTGGATCTGGCTCTGCAAATATCGACAGTTTCACGGCTTATGAGGTTCGGATTAGCAGCAATTTAACGGTCAGGGCAGCTTAAACCTGCCCGTAAAACAGTTCTGATGACAGATCGATCTCATCTTTGCCGGGGGTGGGCAGGGCCTGATCTATTTGCAGATCACTCTGGCGGAGATCAATAATGCAATTCGGATCCAGGGGATCGGCCTGTTTGCCGTCCGCGGTCTGGATGATCTGTACGATCGGACTCGTATAATTTTCCCCGTTACGACGAATCACCCGGGCCGCACTCCCGTCTGTCAGGGTGACGAAACTTCCCACCGGAAACAGCGAGAGCAGGTTCAACAGGGCCCGCATGGAGGAAGAATCGATCGTTTTCGTGTTAGTCATCCGCAGCATGTATTCCATGGCCGCATATGGCATCAGGGCAGGGCGGTCCTCCCGGGAACTGGTCAGTGATACATACCAATGCGCCACATTTAAGATCCGGGCGAACAGGTGAATCATATTCTGAGTCCGTTGACGAGGATACCCGGCACCATTTGGCTGTTCGTGTACCTGGTAACAGACGACCGGCACAATACTCGGAATCCCGGCCACATCTTCCAGTATTTCCAGAGAAAAGATAGGATGCTTCTGCAATTCCATCCGCTCCAGCGGATCGAGCTTGCGACGCCATTTACCGATTTTGGCCTGCACCTTGACCATGCCCCAGTCGTGCACCAATCCACACAGACCGATGTTTCTTACGTTGGTTTCATCCAGGTTCAGTTCGGAACCAATTGCCATGCCTAACAGCGACATCTGCAGACAGTGCTGCGAAAGGGTTTCGTCGGAGCCAGCTTCCATGGCAACTGAGATCACACAATCGGCATCGGAAGTCAGTTGAGTCAGGTAATTGGCAGCGATGCCAGCAATTTCAGACCCCTTCGGCGTGCTTCCCTTGAGAGCACCACGCATCATATTATCCAGTGACTCGCCGAAGGACTGCTGCTGAGCGAACAGGTTTTCCCGATGTTCCCGGTCATATCCTTTACAGCCATGCACCACCATCGAATCACGGAGTGCTGGCCCCGTATTGGCGACGAACATCGACCCCGATTCGATCAGCTTATCCAGCTTCTCTGTCAACTCGGTCGAAAAAATCCCCCGATTGGGATCATCGACCAGCGGATTACCCACCAGCGCATTCAGACTTACAGTAGCAGCATCGTCACCGTGCAGTTCCACATGGCTCTGTTTTCGCTCGCGCAATAAATCTTTGAAACGTGAGGTAATCACGGAACCTTCAGCCAGCAGGAGCACACCATTCGCGTCATGGATCGGATTTTGAATCGTGCGTCCCACGATCAGATCTTCTACACGAATCGCAACGGTCTCCTGATTTCCCGCTGCATCACTGTGAGTGAGTTCTGGTTTTTCCTGAATTTCTGTAATCATAATCGGAACCTGAGCGAACCATAAATAATAATTGATGAAACCTGACGGCTTTGAGCGTCTGTGTGAGCTGCCGATCACACCATGGTTCACCTGAGTAGAGACTTATTTCAACTCTAGGTCAGAATTCTGCTCCCTCACCCGAGGAGGGATGTCCATGGCAAAAATCTCATTCAGGTCCTGACGGTTATAACAGTCATGCTGTTTCGCCAGAAATCACCTAAGGGTTTTACCTGCTAACAGATAGGCAAAACAGGCGTGAGCAGGCTTTCGAGTTGCTGCAGCACCTCTGCTTCACTGGGCTGAGGCGTGGCAATCAGTGCACGTAATGGAAGCGGTGTTCCATCAAAACGGTAGAGGGAACCGGCTGAATGGATACCAGAGATCCCCGTCGGAAGGAAGACTTCCGGCTCAAGGTCGCTCAGAGGAGCAGGGCCGACATGAATCAGCGGGATCTGTTGTAACTCCTGCAGGGCCAGTTCCGAAAGTCCCGTCAAAGGTGCATCACCAATCAGCAGACAGACATCAGCCTCTTTCTGTTCCAGCATGCGAACAGTCGCATATTCACAGGGAGAAAAACGGGGATACCCGACTGCAAAGTTCACAGCCGCTGCGTAACCTGTCTGCCAGGCCAACACCGGTTCGGCTCCTTTCGCAGCCCCTGCAGCAGGAACATTCATGGTATGACAGCGACGTTCAGACTGAATCTCCCGGGCCAGTAATGAAAGTGCTTCCAGCTTACGATGGAACAGGCGATCTTCAGAGACAGCAGGTCCGAAAAAAATCACGATGTAGCGACTCTGCCGAATCAGCGCTGCCAGTGATTCCAGTTCTCCTGCTGACAGACCTGAGGGGACATCACCATTCAGAGCAATCCCCCTGAGTAGTGCCCGTAACCGCCAGAGGGTTTCAAATTCCCCCTCAACAGGAACACGGAGTGCAAGATCAACATCAGCACTTGCATCTGACGCGGAAGCACCAACGGTGACGAATTTCCTTGAAATCGCGTCGGTCCCGGAATTCAGGCTCTGCTGGTGATGCGGATTCGCCCGTAGACTCTCCGCGTTCCAGTAGATAATCAAATCAGCACGACTACGCACTTCTCCTAAAGTGCAGGAGGCTTCTCCCACCTGCTGGAGTGCACGCGTGGAGGCTGAGGCACCGCTGTCGATCGTGGCTCCGATTCGATCCGCCAGACTGATGGCAGCCCGTTGAGCTTCGGTCGCGGATTGTCCCATGCCAAAGAGCAGGGGAGAGGTCGCATTTTGAATCAGCTCTGCAGCGCGAGTCAAAGCATCTTCCCGAGATGCTTCAGCGCCACTGATCAGGGGCTGTAACTGATTCGTCTGGCGGGAGCGCGCAAACCACGCCTGCCCCTGGGGGCAGGTGGTCTGCACGTCTAGTATCTGTTGGCCGTCTGTCGTGACCTGGATGTTATCGCAGACGCAGCAACATCCGGCACAGGTCACATCTTCAAACACGTTCTTCACAGACAGTCTCCGCCAGCAGTTTCAGGAGAAACAGGCAGCATTCAGGCCAGCTGTTCTTTCAGCTCTGTCAACAAAGCGACCGCTTTGCCGATATCAGCCTTCTGCTGATCCCGCTGCTCGGGAATTTCCCGTTCAATGGTCAACGGGCCAGTGTAACCGATTTCATTGAGAGTCCGCAGGTAAGTTCCCATGCCAACATCGCCGTCCCCCAGAGGCACTTCTGCTCCCCAGGCCACGCCACGTTGATCTTCAGGAGCCCAGGTGGCATCCTTGCAGTGCACACTGCCGACCAGATGGCCAACCCGTTTCAAGGCAGCAATCGGATCGCCCGTCCCGTACAGAATCATGTTCGCGGGATCAAAGTTGATTTTCAGATTGTCACGAGCCACATCACCGATGAAATCAAGCAGATGATCGGCGCTTTCCTGCCCGGTTTCGAGGTTCAGATTCTGGCCGTTCACTTTGACATGATCCAGCAGATCCTGGGTGGTTTTCACCAGATCCTTGTAATCGTCGCATTCACGATCTTCGGGAACGAAGCCAATGTGCAGCGCCACGGTATCACAACCCAGCAGTTTGGCGAAATCGGAAATCTCTTTCATCTCTTCTGTGCGGGCGGCCCGGGTTTCGGCAGGAACCAGCCCCACGGTCTTCTTCGTTGTTTCAATATCTGCGTAGCTTTCGCCATCAAAACCACCGAAGACGCAGGTCAGCTGAATGCCGGCATCGTTGCATTTCTTGATGAAATCTTCTGCAACTTCTTTCGTCCGAGTCTCCGCATGGGGGGCATGAATCTGAATCGTGGGGATTCCTAACTCCTGGACGACATCGAAGTGTACCCCCAGTCCCGCGTCGACGGATGCGAATACACCAATAGGCCATTTTTCCATTCTTTTGCCTCCCCGATTGATTGTTTCTCTAGGTCTCAAATTGTTCGGTTTTCATTACAAAACAGGCCCCCGCCTCTCGGGAGCCTCAACTCATCATAAGGAGATCATCCCGGTTTCACAAACCACGACCTCGGTTTCTTAACAAAAAAAAGAAACACTTTTTCGAATGTCGTTTCCCGCTTCCCCCGTCTATTGTTTCCAGCACGACTCCCCTTATAATGGAGCCTGCTTGCAATGATTGCCCCAGAATAATTTAGTCGGCCCGGCCACTGAAAGGATACCGCTCATGATTGAAATCAATAAAATCCTCATCCCCACAGACTTCAGTGAACCCTCTCAGGCCGCTACTCAATACGCCGTCGAACTGGCAAGGAAATTCGATGCCCAGCTGCACCTGCTGAACGTGATTGAAGACCCCGTGGTCTACATGCCCATGTTCGAAAGCTATGCACTGCCGCCCAAGGAAGACTTCGAAAACTTCTCCAAAACCCGTCTTGAGAACTGGATCCTGGACGAAGATAAAGAAGGGCTCGATCTGGTTACCCACTGGGTACACGGCAATCCGTTTGTCGATATTCTGAAGTACGCGAAAAAAGAAGACATCGACGTCATCGTGGTCGGCACACACGGTCGTTCCTTCACCGCGCACCTCCTGCTCGGAAGCGTGGCAGAGAAGGTCGTGCGGAAAGCCCCCTGTCCGGTTCTGACCGTCCGCCCGAAGGGACACCAGTTCATCCATCCGGCACAGGACTAAGCCTGATTCGGCACGCTGATTCAACCTGTTGACAGTGCCTGCTCCCCAGTGAGCGCGCCTGCTGATAATCCAGGGACACTCTCTACGTGATTGGCGACTCATCACATACTTCAGAAAGTCGGATTCCCTTCTACGGTAAATTGTTCAGCCTGATTGCGTTTGTCATCATTCTGAATCTGCCGACGCCGGACGATATGTCCTCTGCTGCGCAGCGCCTGGCTGCGGTGACCGCACTGATGGCGATCCTCTGGATGACGCAGGCACTGCCCATTGCCGTTACCAGTCTGGTTCCGCTGTTTGCCTTTCCTCTGTTCGGTATCCAGAACCCGGCGACGGTCAGTCAGGCTTATATTAATCAGAATATCTTTCTGTATATGGGTGGGTTCATTATCGCGCTGGGCATCGAAAAATGGGGCGTCCATCGCCGCATTGCCCTGCATACAATTAATGTAGTCGGGTCGAGCCCCCGCCGGGTCGTGCTGGGGTTCCTGTTTGCAACCGGCTTTCTTTCGATGTGGATCAGTAATACCGCCTCTACGCTGCTCATGCTCCCCATCGGCATGGCGATCATCGGTTCCATGTCCGAACTCGCACTGTTCGATTCCAACGTCGATTCTTCTAAAGCCATTCGCCATTTTTCGGTCGCGCTGCTGCTGGGCATCGCATATTCCGCCAGCATCGGTGGAGTCACCACGCTGATCGGCACGCCCACCAATATCGCCTTTCAGCAGATCTGGCTGGCTCAGTTTCCGCAAGGCCCGCAACTCTCGGCAGGGGAGTGGATGATCATGGTTGTCCCGTTCGGGGTGACCTTCATTATGATCACCTGGCTGGTTCTCTGCTGG is a window from the Gimesia benthica genome containing:
- a CDS encoding sugar phosphate isomerase/epimerase family protein codes for the protein MEKWPIGVFASVDAGLGVHFDVVQELGIPTIQIHAPHAETRTKEVAEDFIKKCNDAGIQLTCVFGGFDGESYADIETTKKTVGLVPAETRAARTEEMKEISDFAKLLGCDTVALHIGFVPEDRECDDYKDLVKTTQDLLDHVKVNGQNLNLETGQESADHLLDFIGDVARDNLKINFDPANMILYGTGDPIAALKRVGHLVGSVHCKDATWAPEDQRGVAWGAEVPLGDGDVGMGTYLRTLNEIGYTGPLTIEREIPEQRDQQKADIGKAVALLTELKEQLA
- a CDS encoding HD-GYP domain-containing protein, encoding MITEIQEKPELTHSDAAGNQETVAIRVEDLIVGRTIQNPIHDANGVLLLAEGSVITSRFKDLLRERKQSHVELHGDDAATVSLNALVGNPLVDDPNRGIFSTELTEKLDKLIESGSMFVANTGPALRDSMVVHGCKGYDREHRENLFAQQQSFGESLDNMMRGALKGSTPKGSEIAGIAANYLTQLTSDADCVISVAMEAGSDETLSQHCLQMSLLGMAIGSELNLDETNVRNIGLCGLVHDWGMVKVQAKIGKWRRKLDPLERMELQKHPIFSLEILEDVAGIPSIVPVVCYQVHEQPNGAGYPRQRTQNMIHLFARILNVAHWYVSLTSSREDRPALMPYAAMEYMLRMTNTKTIDSSSMRALLNLLSLFPVGSFVTLTDGSAARVIRRNGENYTSPIVQIIQTADGKQADPLDPNCIIDLRQSDLQIDQALPTPGKDEIDLSSELFYGQV
- a CDS encoding universal stress protein, which gives rise to MIEINKILIPTDFSEPSQAATQYAVELARKFDAQLHLLNVIEDPVVYMPMFESYALPPKEDFENFSKTRLENWILDEDKEGLDLVTHWVHGNPFVDILKYAKKEDIDVIVVGTHGRSFTAHLLLGSVAEKVVRKAPCPVLTVRPKGHQFIHPAQD
- a CDS encoding VOC family protein, with translation MNAEHELNLETLELKAFVPAKDFELSKRFYSDLSFQVPWSSDELAYLHCGNCTFLLQKYYVRELAENFMMHLSVQNVDDWREHVREQQIAEKYGVTVTEPEQRPWRMRDFVLYDPSGVLWRIAENTD